One genomic region from Gadus morhua chromosome 9, gadMor3.0, whole genome shotgun sequence encodes:
- the LOC115550939 gene encoding homeobox protein DBX1-B-like, producing the protein MNFPCSALPPTLYPGLLRPPAGLSLPMPRSLPTSFLVDDLIRLSQPVTYVHRTFSSQNYAPRSSRDTFSLRGFGPAVPPLTTDNRSALQANSVQQPHRADSPHTDCSESTYLKFGVRAILAPSTQKVSRASFPVQTFQAKSFPLPFFDGTLPPFLRASYFTASSSVVPVPGTFSWPLAPRGKPRRGMLRRAVFSDLQRKALERTFQKQKYISKPDRKKLASKLGLKDSQVKIWFQNRRMKWRNSKERELLSTGGCRQQTLPAKTNPHPDLTDVGGGGGDYCRGRGLEEEEVEEELGEQHLRQLTQHSSHRRGGTGSEGLHPGGPPRLSSPSDCSKPSDLSGSDEEITVS; encoded by the exons ATGAATTTCCCCTGCAGCGCCTTGCCCCCTACCCTCTACCCGGGGTTACTACGTCCACCGGCCGGGCTCTCCCTGCCCATGCCCCGGTCCCTTCCGACTAGCTTTCTGGTGGACGACCTCATCCGCCTCAGTCAGCCCGTCACCTACGTGCATCGGACATTCTCTTCGCAGAATTACGCGCCGAGGAGCTCTCGGGACACCTTCTCCCTGCGGGGCTTCGGTCCAGCGGTGCCCCCCCTGACCACAGACAACCGCTCTGCCCTGCAGGCGAACTCCGTGCAGCAGCCCCACCGGGCGGACTCTCCACACACGGACTGCTCAGAGTCCACTTATCTCAAGTTCGGGGTCCGTGCCATCCTGGCACCGTCAACACAGAAAG TCTCCAGAGCCTCCTTTCCAGTCCAGACCTTTCAGGCCAAGTCCTTCCCGCTGCCTTTCTTTGACGGGACGCTGCCACCTTTCCTTCGAGCCTCCTACTTCACAG CGAGCTCCTCCGTGGTGCCGGTCCCGGGAACCTTCTCCTGGCCCTTGGCCCCCAGAGGGAAGCCCAGGCGGGGAATGCTACGGCGGGCCGTGTTCTCCGACCTCCAGCGTAAAGCTCTGGAGAGAACCTTCCAGAAGCAGAAGTACATCAGCAAGCCAGACCGGAAGAAGCTGGCCAGCAAGCTGGGACTCAAAGACTCTCag gtgaagatctggttccagaaccgGAGGATGAAATGGAGGAACTCCAAGGAGAGGGAGCTCCTGTCGACGGGGGGCTGCCGCCAACAGACCCTGCCCGCCAAGACCAACCCTCACCCCGACCTCACTGACGtcggcgggggtgggggtgactACTGCCGGGGccgggggctggaggaggaggaggtggaggaggagctgggcgaGCAGCACCTCCGTCAGCTCACCCAGCACAGCAGCCATCGCCGTGGTGGGACGGGCAGCGAGGGGCTCCACCCTGGCGGCCCCCCAAGGCTCTCCTCACCGTCAGACTGCAGCAAGCCATCCGACCTCTCTGGCTCAGACGAGGAAATCACTGTTTCCTAG